In one Lolium rigidum isolate FL_2022 chromosome 3, APGP_CSIRO_Lrig_0.1, whole genome shotgun sequence genomic region, the following are encoded:
- the LOC124700581 gene encoding protein SAR DEFICIENT 1-like, whose amino-acid sequence MSVRRPRGDDDGEQGSGGDDHQQGHGPRRIRPAPLCFRSVVRRAVTAETIQQIVLNLEPVIRRVVREEMQNIFSQHAHLPTPSRSLPLHIEEVDVSPPLKLLFAKRLMLPIFTNNKLLDFASNTVEIQLIDTRTNYLAAQTNPHLGFSTVKLEVLVLDGDFRCEDGVGWTADQFNSAIVKAREGRRPLLVGTTLNVSMGNHGVAIIDDLSFTDNSSWIRSRKFRIGVRVMAASYYGPRIQEAVSESFTVKDHRGELYKKHYPPILTDNIWRLKNIGKDGPIDKRLESEGVKNVQDFLKLNTMDPDKLKNLVGMSDRQWRTTLTHAKTCDMGGKCYVIKSEGCDVIFSPVGEILAARVGDQTFNLRQLDQQQMVQVKQLAAKAYQQWDQLEEVINETALAAYEDSVPPFPQDKPSSSCRPVSNESMISTGSKNDEYLDNMESRTATSNAFMATNSSSTLDSAAAILPAGDGMYWIPRIAGDDDHFTWSNSTSLACWDQVD is encoded by the exons ATGTCTGTGCGAAGGCCACGGGGCGATGACGACGGCGAGCAGGGGAGCGGAGGTGACGATCATCAGCAAGGGCATGGCCCAAGGCGGATACGGCCAGCGCCGCTCTGTTTTAGATC CGTTGTCAGAAGAGCAGTGACAGCAGAAACTATTCAGCAAATTGTTCTCAATTTGGAACCGGTTATTCGGAGGGTG GTACGTGAAGAAATGCAAAATATATTTTCTCAGCATGCCCACTTGCCGACACCAAGCAG ATCTCTTCCTTTGCACATCGAAGAGGTGGATGTCTCGCCTCCACTGAAGCTTCTCTTTGCCAAGAGGCTCATGCTACCCATCTTCACCAACAACAAACTACTTGACTTTGCGAGTAACACAGTTGAAATCCAGCTTATTGATACAAGAACTAACTATCTTGCCGCACAAACAAACCCTCACCTAGGGTTTTCCACAGTAAAACTAGAAGTCCTTGTCCTAGATGGGGACTTCAGATGCGAGGACGGTGTCGGGTGGACCGCCGATCAGTTCAATTCTGCGATTGTAAAGGCCAGAGAGGGCAGGAGGCCATTGCTTGTGGGTACTACACTTAATGTGTCAATGGGAAATCATGGAGTGGCCATCATAGATGATCTGTCCTTTACTGACAATTCAAGCTGGATAAGAAGTCGTAAGTTCCGAATTGGTGTGCGTGTCATGGCAGCAAGCTATTATGGACCCAGGATCCAGGAGGCAGTAAGCGAAAGCTTTACGGTGAAAGATCATCGAGGGGAAT TGTACAAGAAGCATTACCCTCCAATATTGACGGACAATATATGGAGGCTGAAGAACATTGGAAAAGATGGACCAATTGACAAGAGGTTGGAGTCTGAGGGGGTCAAGAACGTCCAGGACTTCTTGAAGCTTAACACCATGGATCCTGATAAGCTCAAAAAC CTTGTTGGCATGTCGGACCGGCAGTGGAGGACGACACTAACTCACGCAAAAACATGCGATATGGGAGGAAAATGCTATGTTATCAAATCTGAAGGATGTGATGTTATATTTAGCCCCGTAGGAGAGATTTTAGCAGCCAGAGTTGGAGACCAGACTTTCAATTTGCGACAACTGGACCAACAACAAATG GTCCAAGTGAAGCAACTGGCTGCCAAGGCATACCAGCAGTGGGATCAATTGGAGGAAGTGATAAATGAGACGGCACTTGCTGCATATGAAGACTCGGTGCCACCATTTCCTCAGGACAAACCCAGTTCGTCATGCAGACCAGTGAGTAATGAAAGCATGATCAGCACAGGATCTAAAAATGATGAATATCTTGACAACATGGAATCTCGAACTGCTACCTCCAATGCTTTCATGGCGACTAATAGTAGCAGCACCTTAGATTCTGCAGCAGCTATTCTTCCAGCAGGTGATGGTATGTACTGGATCCCACGCATTGCTGGTGATGACGATCACTTCACGTGGAGCAACTCTACAAGCCTTGCCTGTTGGGATCAGGTTGACTAA